The Flavobacterium piscisymbiosum genome includes a region encoding these proteins:
- a CDS encoding response regulator transcription factor, translating to MNILIIDNQPKNVNFLRLGLEDEGHFVHTAEDGQEGVLRATTRNYDVILLSWILPSASGMEVCQAIRVSDIHTPIIFLTAKDYLEDTIIGLECGANDYIKKPFTRGELLSRIMVYEKKGQKKSEREYSLSDITIKMSSCKVLKANREVLLTRKEFLLLAYLVRNKGEVCSRVDIIREVWGIDYEYDTSIIDVFMSSIRKKLRVTADDKRLRTVRGIGFMAEEI from the coding sequence ATGAATATTCTCATAATTGATAACCAGCCAAAAAATGTAAATTTTCTGCGTCTTGGGCTTGAGGACGAAGGACATTTTGTCCATACTGCCGAAGACGGTCAGGAAGGAGTTCTTCGGGCAACAACAAGAAACTATGACGTTATACTGCTAAGCTGGATACTGCCATCAGCTTCAGGCATGGAAGTGTGCCAGGCAATACGAGTATCTGATATCCATACACCTATAATTTTTCTCACAGCAAAGGACTACCTTGAAGATACCATTATAGGTCTGGAGTGCGGTGCCAATGATTATATAAAAAAGCCGTTTACCCGCGGCGAACTGCTATCAAGGATTATGGTCTATGAAAAAAAAGGGCAAAAAAAATCAGAGCGGGAATATTCACTCTCTGATATCACTATAAAAATGAGCAGCTGTAAAGTGTTAAAAGCCAACAGGGAGGTACTGCTGACACGTAAAGAATTTCTGCTGCTGGCTTATCTTGTGCGGAATAAAGGGGAAGTATGTTCCCGAGTCGACATTATACGGGAAGTATGGGGTATAGATTATGAATACGACACAAGTATTATTGATGTTTTTATGAGTAGCATTAGAAAAAAGCTTCGTGTTACTGCAGATGATAAAAGGCTGAGAACCGTCAGGGGCATTGGTTTTATGGCCGAGGAAATCTAA
- a CDS encoding phosphatase PAP2 family protein, with protein sequence MRKTSIVLLLLINFTAFSQGFKERDSTFTDTVKNIRFNYKQLIIPGVLIGYGFWGIESGQIKSFNFQIRDEITENIDTKITVDDFSRYVPAVSVYALNAFGVKGKNNIRDRSVILATSTIFTLGSVMALKSITNIERPDGTTNNSFPSGHAAIAFAGAEFLYQEYKDQSIWYGVAGYAIATGTGLFRMYNNRHWLTDVAAGAGIGILSTKAAYWLNPYLTRKIFGKKERNSTSFLAPSYDGRQFRITFVKLF encoded by the coding sequence ATGAGAAAAACTAGTATTGTACTTCTTTTGCTGATAAATTTCACAGCCTTTTCACAAGGGTTCAAAGAAAGAGACAGCACTTTTACGGATACGGTCAAAAATATACGATTCAATTATAAACAGCTTATTATTCCAGGTGTACTAATAGGATATGGATTTTGGGGAATTGAAAGCGGACAAATAAAAAGTTTTAATTTCCAGATTCGTGATGAAATTACAGAAAACATAGACACAAAAATAACCGTTGACGATTTTTCAAGATATGTTCCCGCTGTTTCCGTTTATGCCCTTAATGCATTTGGTGTGAAAGGAAAAAATAATATCAGAGACCGCTCGGTAATTTTAGCCACTTCCACAATTTTCACCTTAGGAAGCGTTATGGCATTAAAATCCATAACCAATATTGAGCGTCCTGACGGAACAACTAATAATTCTTTCCCCTCAGGTCACGCTGCTATAGCTTTTGCGGGAGCTGAGTTTCTCTATCAGGAATATAAAGATCAATCTATATGGTATGGTGTGGCTGGCTATGCGATTGCTACCGGAACAGGATTATTTAGAATGTACAACAACAGGCATTGGCTTACCGATGTAGCAGCTGGAGCAGGAATAGGGATCTTAAGTACCAAAGCAGCATATTGGCTAAATCCATATCTGACCAGAAAAATATTTGGCAAAAAAGAACGCAATTCCACCTCCTTTCTGGCGCCTTCATACGATGGAAGGCAATTTAGAATCACATTTGTAAAATTATTTTAA